Proteins encoded in a region of the Aerosakkonema funiforme FACHB-1375 genome:
- a CDS encoding CHASE2 domain-containing protein, producing the protein MWTNLKRFVWEWRAVLITTPSMAGLVLLMRSLCLLQPSELSAFDRYMRLRPQESADDRIAIVTIDETDVKECCYVESRDLLQLIEKLEEHQPRAIGLDIYSHLIAAEGKEKLRQTIASTPNMVAVKKMLAREMEPTVTPPDRSRAKAQMSASKHIFDADMRVRRGFLSITMKNGKIIPSLSLDLAVRYLETEGIYLQKVDEMRFRLGKAVFAPFDRNDGGYEDEDADEMGYQTILNYRNTSKNFNMVSMTDVLQNRVPPEWGRDRIVLIGPVSEAFEDLVLTPYSGGLHYRPHPMPGVEVHAHFISQILSAALEGRPLFQSWSQPVEWLWILFWAGVGGTLNWSLRYAGESKSASSLLRGFGAYIVAVITLLASTYAAFLGGWWLPVVPPFLALTGASIVITAYIARTAGEIRQTFGRYLTDAIVANLLENPEGMKLGGERRKITILTSDLRGFTALSERLSPEEVVKILNIYLESMADVITKHKGTIDEFMGDGILVLFGAPITREDDAKRAVACAVDMQLAMGAVNEKMNELGLPPLQMGIGINTGEVVVGNIGSYKRTKYGVVGSQVNLTYRIESYTIVGQILISESTFKDVENIVKIGGEKQVTPKGVKQPITIYEVEGIAGEYNLFLPKEEEEVFVRLPEEISIQYAVLDGKNIGDTAFKGSLVKLSRRSAEVRSEGESGFAPPALTNIKMNLLTPDSQEVSEDIYAKVLDKSAGDGSFHIYFTAIPPAVKERLDAIYNSGSIGQTEIKKPD; encoded by the coding sequence ATGTGGACAAATTTAAAACGGTTTGTTTGGGAATGGCGGGCAGTTTTAATTACTACACCTTCGATGGCGGGACTGGTGTTGCTAATGCGCTCGTTATGTTTGTTGCAGCCTTCCGAACTGTCAGCCTTCGATCGATATATGCGTCTGCGTCCGCAAGAATCTGCCGATGACAGGATTGCGATCGTCACTATTGATGAAACAGATGTGAAAGAATGTTGTTATGTAGAAAGTCGCGACTTACTCCAGTTGATAGAAAAACTAGAAGAACATCAGCCAAGAGCTATTGGTTTGGATATTTACAGTCATTTAATTGCAGCGGAAGGTAAGGAGAAATTACGGCAGACGATCGCATCTACCCCCAACATGGTTGCTGTTAAGAAAATGTTAGCACGGGAAATGGAACCCACTGTTACGCCGCCAGACAGATCAAGAGCGAAAGCACAAATGAGTGCCAGTAAGCACATCTTTGATGCGGATATGAGAGTGCGGCGCGGCTTTCTCTCAATAACTATGAAAAATGGGAAAATTATCCCCAGTTTGAGCTTAGATTTGGCTGTCCGTTATCTGGAAACGGAAGGTATTTACCTCCAGAAAGTTGACGAGATGAGATTTCGCTTGGGTAAGGCGGTATTTGCACCTTTCGATCGAAATGACGGCGGCTATGAAGATGAAGATGCTGATGAGATGGGATACCAGACTATATTGAACTATCGAAACACCAGTAAAAATTTCAATATGGTTTCGATGACAGACGTTCTGCAAAACCGCGTACCGCCAGAATGGGGAAGGGATCGGATCGTCTTAATCGGTCCTGTTAGCGAGGCTTTTGAAGATTTAGTTTTAACTCCTTACAGCGGCGGTTTGCACTACCGTCCTCATCCCATGCCGGGAGTAGAAGTTCATGCCCATTTTATCAGCCAAATTCTCAGTGCTGCCCTCGAAGGTCGTCCGCTTTTCCAAAGTTGGTCGCAACCTGTAGAATGGCTGTGGATTTTATTTTGGGCAGGAGTGGGTGGAACCCTGAATTGGAGTTTGCGATATGCGGGTGAATCGAAGTCTGCCTCCTCATTGTTGAGAGGATTTGGTGCTTATATCGTCGCAGTAATTACTTTGCTGGCTAGCACCTATGCGGCTTTTTTGGGGGGGTGGTGGTTGCCTGTTGTGCCACCGTTTTTAGCGTTAACTGGTGCTTCTATTGTGATTACTGCTTATATTGCTCGCACCGCTGGAGAAATTCGCCAAACTTTTGGACGTTATCTAACTGATGCGATCGTAGCTAATTTGTTGGAAAATCCGGAAGGAATGAAACTCGGTGGCGAAAGGCGAAAAATTACTATACTGACTTCCGATTTAAGAGGATTTACGGCTTTATCAGAACGGTTGTCTCCAGAAGAAGTTGTGAAAATACTGAATATCTATCTGGAATCTATGGCAGATGTAATTACCAAGCACAAAGGAACTATTGATGAGTTCATGGGCGATGGAATTTTAGTTCTTTTCGGTGCGCCTATTACCAGAGAAGATGATGCGAAAAGGGCGGTTGCTTGCGCGGTAGATATGCAGCTGGCGATGGGTGCTGTTAACGAAAAGATGAACGAGTTGGGATTGCCGCCTTTACAAATGGGAATCGGTATCAATACCGGGGAAGTTGTGGTGGGAAATATCGGTTCTTACAAACGCACTAAGTACGGTGTAGTTGGCAGTCAGGTAAACTTAACTTATCGCATCGAATCTTATACAATTGTCGGTCAAATTCTGATTTCAGAATCGACTTTTAAAGATGTAGAAAATATCGTGAAAATCGGTGGTGAAAAGCAGGTAACGCCGAAAGGAGTTAAACAGCCTATCACTATCTATGAAGTGGAGGGTATTGCTGGGGAATACAATCTTTTTCTGCCTAAAGAAGAAGAAGAAGTATTTGTGCGCCTTCCTGAAGAAATTTCCATACAATACGCTGTTTTGGATGGCAAGAATATCGGCGATACCGCGTTCAAGGGAAGTTTAGTCAAGCTTTCGCGTCGGAGTGCGGAAGTACGTTCTGAGGGAGAATCGGGCTTTGCACCACCAGCGCTAACCAATATTAAGATGAATTTATTAACACCGGACAGCCAAGAAGTTAGCGAAGATATTTATGCCAAGGTTTTAGATAAATCGGCGGGGGATGGCAGTTTTCATATCTATTTTACGGCTATTCCTCCGGCTGTAAAAGAGAGGCTGGATGCTATTTATAACTCTGGATCTATCGGCCAAACTGAGATAAAGAAACCTGATTAA